The following are from one region of the Trichoderma breve strain T069 chromosome 5, whole genome shotgun sequence genome:
- a CDS encoding copper amine oxidase, enzyme domain-containing protein, whose amino-acid sequence MAVTAAPRPHPLAPLSEAEHIKARDAVAKLHGASASIFFRAIHVQEPKKAELQPFLEAEHTGTLTEDTKRPPREAIVEHDVIRADRSEYIDAIVNLDTGEVKTVAAPVPYQPYVTPGEFDHFNDACVNSDLFKQAMSEFTLPEGFEVCVEPWPYGPPNADEKDIPRQMQGLVYAKDTRNKNPDSNHYGYPIPIIPVMDWHTKKLVRVERIATGGIGDELEAKARSEEPVKLFENHKGCEYVPELLDYPLRTDLKPINITQPEGASFTIHDDGLIEWQKWRFRLGFTPREGAVLHDLHYDNRSVMYRLSFSEMTVPYADPRPPFHRKQAFDFGDGGMGRAANNLELGCDCLGAIHYIDVVNTEPDGSPSPGKAVVCLHEQDNGILWKHTNYRTGRAVVTRNREFVVQFICTLANYEYVLCYKLDLAGSITFETRATGIVSVTGIDEGKVSAYGNVMTPGVLAQNHQHVFAVRIDPAIDSYDGADSQVIVEESHGQKIDPKTNPYGNFYKIQREKVEKATWVDAEPRLNRLIKLENANKKNPISGKNLGYKVMAPVTQMLLCDPEGLAAQRAQFAQHNAWVTGYRDGELWAAGEFTNQNREANGATNGDAADKGKRSSPVVWSVFGLTHNPRVEDWPVMPVETFQIHIKPTDFFTANPAMDVPSTKNDASVLLGGSCCTTSSDKNKSGVQNNPLTHQQGSAATIDAKAAGANVDEKLSKRLSKTFNGLFGSKKEEVN is encoded by the exons ATGGCCGTCACCGCAGCACCGAGGCCGCATCCGCTGGCTCCACTCTCCGAGGCCGAGCACATCAAAGCCCGGGATGCCGTTGCTAAGCTTCACGGCGCCTCCgcgtccatcttcttcagagcAATCCACGTCCAGGAGCCGAAAAAGGCAGAACTGCAGCCTTTCCTCGAGGCCGAGCACACGGGCACTCTGACAGAGGACACCAAGAGGCCGCCTAGAGAGGCCATTGTTGAGCACGATGTTATCCGGGCTGATCGCTCCGAGTACATCGACGCCATTGTCAACTTAGATACCGGTGAAGTCAAGACAGTAGCTGCTCCGGTACCTTACCAGCCATATGTTACCCC TGGCGAGTTTGACCATTTCAATGATGCCTGCGTCAACTCGGATCTGTTCAAACAGGCCATGTCTGAATTCACCCTCCCAGAAGGCTTTGAAGTCTGCGTCGAGCCATGGCCTTATGGACCCCCCAATGCCGATGAGAAGGACATTCCGCGACAGATGCAGGGACTGGTCTACGCAAAGGACACACGCAACAAGAACCCCGACTCCAACCACTACGGCTACCCAATTCCCATCATCCCCGTAATGGATTGGCATACCAAGAAGCTCGTCAGGGTCGAGAGAATCGCAACGGGCGGCATTGGCGATGAACTAGAGGCCAAGGCGCGAAGTGAGGAGCCTGTCAAGCTGTTCGAAAACCACAAGGGCTGCGAGTACGTCCCTGAGCTGTTGGACTATCCTCTGAGAACGGACTTGAAGCCTATCAACATCACACAGCCCGAGGGCGCTTCCTTTACTATTCACGACGATGGTCTGATTGAATGGCAAAAGTGGCGATTCCGCCTCGGATTCACACCCCGTGAAGGTGCAGTCTTGCATGATCTTCACTACGACAACCGCTCTGTCATGTACCGCCTCAGCTTCAGTGAGATGACGGTCCCTTACGCTGACCCGCGACCTCCCTTCCACCGCAAACAGGCATTTGACTTTGGTGACGGTGGCATGGGACGAGCCGCGAACAACCTGGAGCTGGGATGTGACTGTCTGGGCGCGATTCACTATATCGACGTGGTCAACACCGAGCCCGATGGCTCACCATCTCCCGGAAAGGCTGTGGTCTGCCTGCACGAACAGGACAATGGCATCCTGTGGAAGCACACCAACTACCGCACCGGCCGAGCCGTTGTGACGCGCAACCGCGAGTTTGTGGTGCAGTTCATCTGCACTCTGGCCAACTACGAGTACGTCCTGTGCTACAAGCTGGATCTTGCCGGCTCCATCACCTTTGAAACCCGCGCTACCGGCATTGTCAGTGTCACTGGCATCGACGAAGGCAAGGTCAGTGCCTACGGCAACGTCATGACGCCAGGTGTCTTGGCGCAAAACCACCAGCACGTCTTCGCCGTGCGCATCGACCCGGCCATTGACTCATACGACGGTGCCGACTCACAGGTCATCGTTGAGGAGTCTCACGGGCAAAAGATTGACCCCAAGACCAACCCTTATGGCAACTTTTACAAGATTCAACGTGAAAAGGTCGAAAAGGCTACCTGGGTCGATGCTGAGCCACGCCTCAACCGACTGATTAAGCTGGAAAAcgccaacaagaagaacccCATCTCAGGAAAGAACCTTGGCTACAAGGTCATGGCACCAGTGActcagatgctgctgtgcGACCCTGAAGGCTTGGCCGCCCAGCGAGCGCAGTTTGCTCAGCACAATGCCTGGGTTACCGGTTACCGAGATGGCGAGCTGTGGGCCGCAGGAGAGTTTACCAACCAGA ATCGAGAGGCCAACGGGGCGACGAATGGCGATGCGGCGGACAAGGGCAAGAGGAGCAGCCCTGTTGTGTGGAGCGTGTTTGGCTTGACACACAACCCCCGTGTTGAGGACTGGCCCGTCAT GCCAGTTGAGACTTTCCAGATTCACATCAAGCCTACCGACTTCTTCACCGCCAACCCTGCGATGGATGTCCCCTCTACCAAAAATGACGCCAGCGTTCTCTTGGGAGGATCATGCTGCACCACATCTAGCGACAAGAACAAGTCCGGAGTGCAAAACAACCCGCTGACGCACCAGCAGGGAAGTGCGGCCACCATCGACGCCAAGGCGGCGGGAGCAaatgttgatgagaagctgagcaagaGGCTAAGCAAGACGTTTAACGGATTGTTTGGgtccaagaaggaggaggtgaactaa
- a CDS encoding tetratricopeptide repeat domain-containing protein, which produces MEESTAEKEACRTASDRPSLDTDYYDLGDLHRPVSTSNPIAQTWFNRGLVWCYGFNHEEAAKCFERAIAHDPACAMAYWGLAYALGPNYNKPWDLFGRREIQNTADRTHRAIEKAKACSESATPVERALIEALRYRYPRSAAPNKTDRPIWNREYADAMSSVSAQFPDDLDVATLYADSMMNLTPWALWDIKTGKPASDARTLEVKQVLEHGMSLEGGNRHPGLLHLYIHLMEMSNTPEAAMPAADHLRGLVPDSGHLNHMPSHLDILVGDYARAVVANSDAVRADEKFLKREGPMNFYTLYRSHDYHFRLYSAMFAAQSKIALETVEHLEASFSEELLRVETPPMADWLEAFLAMRVHVLIRFGRWKDILALKLPEDQDLYCVTTALTFYARGMALAALGQVNEAREQRKLFSESVPRIKPTRTLFNNKCIDILCVAEAMLDGEIEYRSGNYPAAFAHLRESISRYDGLPFDEPWGWMQPARHAYGALLLEQGHVSEALSIYSADLGIDESLPRVHRHPNNVWALHGYHECLMKLGRTEEAKAVEGPLKKAMALADVPITSSCFCRLTAKI; this is translated from the coding sequence atggaagaatCAACAGCAGAAAAGGAGGCCTGTCGGACAGCCAGCGACAGACCGAGTCTAGACACCGACTACTACGACCTCGGCGACCTCCATCGCCCTGTTTCCACCTCCAACCCAATCGCCCAGACCTGGTTCAACCGCGGCCTCGTCTGGTGCTACGGCTTCAACCATGAGGAAGCGGCGAAATGCTTCGAGCGGGCCATTGCTCACGATCCCGCCTGCGCCATGGCCTACTGGGGCCTCGCCTATGCCTTGGGGCCCAACTACAACAAGCCCTGGGATCTGTTTGGCCGCAGGGAGATACAGAACACGGCGGACCGGACGCATCGAGCgattgaaaaggccaaggcgtGTTCCGAATCTGCCACTCCCGTCGAGAGGGCGCTCATCGAAGCTCTTCGGTATAGATACCCAAGGTCGGCGGCCCCAAACAAGACAGACCGCCCCATATGGAATCGAGAATACGCAGATGCCATGAGCTCCGTCTCGGCCCAGTTCCCAGACGACCTGGATGTTGCTACTCTCTACGCCGATTCCATGATGAATCTCACTCCCTGGGCTCTATGGGACATCAAGACGGGCAAACCAGCTTCAGACGCCCGCACGCTCGAGGTAAAGCAGGTCCTCGAGCACGGCATGTCTCTCGAGGGCGGCAACCGACACCCAGGTCTACTGCATCTATACATCCACCTCATGGAAATGTCAAACACGCCAGAAGCCGCCATGCCCGCGGCCGATCACCTTCGCGGCCTGGTCCCCGACTCAGGCCACCTGAACCACATGCCGAGCCACCTCGACATCCTCGTGGGAGACTACGCCAGAGCCGTCGTCGCAAACTCCGACGCCGTCCGCGCCGACGAAAAGTTCCTCAAGAGAGAAGGTCCCATGAACTTTTACACCTTATATCGGAGCCATGACTACCATTTCCGTCTGTACTCGGCCATGTTCGCCGCACAGTCCAAGATTGCCCTCGAGACCGTCGAGCACCTCGAGGCGAGCTTCTCGGAGGAGCTCCTCCGTGTTGAGACGCCTCCCATGGCGGACTGGCTGGAAGCTTTCCTTGCTATGCGTGTGCATGTGCTCATTCGCTTCGGCCGCTGGAAAGACATTCTCGCACTGAAATTGCCCGAGGACCAAGATCTCTACTGCGTTACCACGGCGCTCACCTTTTACGCAAGGGGCATGGCATTAGCAGCGTTGGGACAGGTTAATGAAGCTCGTGAGCAGCGCAAGCTCTTCAGCGAGTCTGTCCCCCGCATCAAGCCCACACGcactctcttcaacaatAAATGCATCGACATCCTCTGCGTTGCCGAAGCCATGCTCGACGGCGAAATCGAGTACCGCTCCGGCAACTACCCCGCCGCCTTTGCCCACCTCCGCGAATCAATCTCCCGGTACGACGGCCTCCCCTTTGACGAGCCTTGGGGATGGATGCAGCCCGCACGCCATGCTTACGGCGCATTGTTACTTGAACAAGGCCATGTCAGTGAAGCATTGAGTATATATAGTGCGGATTTGGGCATTGACGAATCCTTGCCGCGGGTTCATCGCCATCCGAATAACGTTTGGGCACTGCACGGCTATCACGAATGCTTGATGAAGCTAGGCAGGAcagaagaggcaaaggctGTGGAAGGCCCGTTGAAGAAGGCCATGGCTTTGGCGGACGTGCCCATTACTTCGTCGTGCTTTTGTAGATTGACGGCCAAGATATGA
- a CDS encoding vacuole effluxer atg22 like domain-containing protein — MASVDSTTAALEPRSNETSSPAQNVDDDTKHGLSEPSRAVEVELPGTVMPALGEGDIPTTTKWEIWTWYGYYIGANGLSLFNFGPTAFQNLLDQAAPESGLLMFAGRLRDVNSIVLLANGISFALQAALFLIIGAYADFGTGRRWILIVWSIIAYGIGFGWLGVHHPDQWKIGTGLYIVGLIAYQLTLTYWTAAFPSLARNTTQLKDSRLSYEAGDITLEELDRRDEMERSRLSNVSFYIQSVGEVVILAIIVGIMFGLHVDDSADNNNWGLSVLIAFATAVWLVVSIPWFFVEKSRPGMMIPPGYNIVTVGFWQLYEAITQIKQLKQSLIFLVGYFLLGDSLNTTVTVISTLQNSVVSYNTLTLTYLLIVGIVAQGVGIGAFWLIQKKFNLSAKTMFNAVMVSIILLDGWGMIGNWTDKFGFHNEWEVWVYQAFYGLFVCPWYSYSQIMISSVTPRGHEFLFFSIFNIIGKSSSFIGPLISSAIIDATPNGSNNSAPFYFLFALTIVSTVGIWSFLDLDKSAREQEAFLAQEKARIMGDDVTNSKTTEQDQDQTGA; from the coding sequence ATGGCCTCCGTCGATTCAACTACAGCGGCCTTGGAGCCACGCTCCAACGAGACGTCGAGCCCTGCTCAGAATGTGGACGACGATACCAAACATGGGCTTTCTGAGCCGTCGAGAGCTGTAGAGGTGGAACTTCCTGGAACTGTCATGCCGGCTTTGGGTGAAGGTGATATCCCTACGACGACTAAGTGGGAGATCTGGACTTGGTACGGCTACTACATTGGCGCCAACGGATTGTCGCTGTTCAACTTTGGCCCTACGGCTTTTCAGAATCTGCTTGACCAGGCTGCTCCAGAATCCGGCCTTCTCATGTTTGCTGGCCGCCTCCGTGATGTGAATAGTATCGTTCTGCTTGCCAACGGCATCTCTTTTGCCTTACAAGCTGCTCTGTTCCTCATCATTGGCGCATACGCCGATTTTGGAACAGGCCGTCGATGGATTCTGATTGTCTGGTCAATAATCGCCTACGGTATTGGGTTTGGCTGGCTAGGTGTCCATCATCCTGACCAGTGGAAGATTGGCACAGGCCTCTACATTGTCGGTTTGATTGCTTACCAGCTGACATTGACATATTGGACCGCCGCCTTCCCGTCCCTCGCTCGCAATACCACGCAGCTCAAGGACTCTCGATTGTCATACGAAGCCGGCGATATTACactcgaggagctggaccGCCGCGATGAAATGGAGCGCAGCCGGCTCAGCAACGTCTCCTTTTACATCCAGTCAGTGGGTGAAGTGGTGATCCTGGCCATCATTGTGGGCATCATGTTTGGCCTCCATGTGGACGACAGCGCAGACAACAACAACTGGGGCCTCTCTGTGCTGATTGCTTTCGCTACCGCCGTCTGGCTGGTCGTCTCCATCCCGTGGTTCTTTGTGGAAAAGTCGCGCCCAGGCATGATGATCCCCCCTGGCTACAACATCGTCACGGTTGGATTTTGGCAGCTCTACGAGGCGATTACGCAGATCAAACAACTTAAGCAGAGTCTCATCTTCCTTGTCGGATACTTTTTGCTGGGCGACTCTCTCAACACGACGGTGACGGTCATCTCCACGCTGCAAAACTCCGTCGTCAGCTACAACACTCTGACCTTGACGTACCTGCtcatcgtcggcatcgtcgcACAGGGCGTCGGCATTGGCGCCTTTTGGCTCATCCAGAAGAAATTCAACCTGAGTGCCAAGACCATGTTCAACGCCGTCATGGTgtccatcatcctcctcgacggcTGGGGCATGATTGGCAACTGGACCGACAAGTTCGGCTTCCACAACGAGTGGGAGGTCTGGGTCTACCAGGCCTTTTATGGACTGTTCGTGTGCCCGTGGTACAGCTATTCGCAGATTATGATCAGCTCCGTGACGCCCCGAGGCCACgagttcctcttcttctccatcttcaacatcatcggCAAGTCGTCGAGCTTCATCGGCCCTCTTATCAGCAGCGCCATTATTGACGCTACGCCGAATGGCAGCAACAATAGCGCGCCGTTTTACTTTTTGTTTGCGTTGACGATTGTGAGCACGGTGGGTATTTGGTCGTTTCTTGATTTGGACAAGAGCGCCAGGGAGCAAGAGGCTTTCTTGGCGCAGGAAAAGGCGAGGATTATGGGTGACGATGTGACGAACAGCAAAACGACTGAACAGGACCAGGACCAGACAGGCGCATGA
- a CDS encoding acetyltransferase (GNAT) family domain-containing protein produces the protein MTSFQRDDRFFTKDWIITLPSRLEPNLKFVRLTPAETDAFVRFAERVVIPSAPNTTEAPLAEPQAPAPIPGERMQRNYADSRTRHHALDVYMSLEGKFVGWGAIYQITPPGEKPSVANVAIRLSPEIQGKGLGKVLLQVLLRLSNEVDVDIIEAGTMKYNIPMRRLGKSVGLVETEEIKELPGRGVVADILFKNIEREKWRDLDMVVEFKDQVVSKEMGM, from the coding sequence ATGACGTCTTTCCAGAGAGACGACAGATTTTTCACCAAGGACTGGATCATTACCCTTCCCTCCCGCCTAGAGCCAAACCTCAAATTCGTCCGCCTAACACCCGCCGAGACAGACGCATTTGTACGCTTTGCAGAGCGAGTGGTCATCCCATCGGCCCCGAACACCACCGAAGCCCCTCTTGCTGAGCCTCAAGCTCCAGCCCCAATCCCTGGAGAAAGGATGCAGAGGAACTATGCCGATTCCCGGACCCGACATCATGCTCTCGACGTATATATGTCCTTGGAAGGCAAGTTTGTAGGCTGGGGAGCCATATATCAGATTACGCCCCCCGGCGAAAAGCCGAGTGTCGCAAACGTTGCCATCAGACTAAGCCCCGAAATCCAAGGGAAGGGACTGGGAAAGGTGCTACTACAGGTTTTGTTACGGTTGAGTAATGAAGTGGATGTGGATATTATTGAGGCGGGTACCATGAAGTATAATATCCCAATGAGAAGATTGGGGAAGAGCGTCGGCTTGGTTGAGACGGAGGAGATTAAGGAACTCCCTGGACGGGGCGTTGTCGCTGATATACTGTTTAAGAACATTGAGAGGGAGAAGTGGAGAGATCTTGATATGGTGGTTGAGTTTAAGGATCAAGTTGTAAGTAAGGAAATGGGCATGTAA
- a CDS encoding sugar transporter domain-containing protein, whose translation MEKADSQSSQDGTENVEHAPRRGSFANMDNLAAVFENPLKQRTKDELLKDVGEFCRMHDLMDYHDDFRKGALAAQSPESIHMLEELTPEDKNIIERELTHRWSHPFMLYWLCCMCSMAAAVQGMDETVNNGAQALYLADLDIAGPGVTRFSPSMQDNITGLVVGAPYLCCAILGCWLTEPLNKVLGRRGTIFISCFIAAVASIWEGVANSWVNLFLARFVLGLGIGPKSSTVPVYAAECSPAPIRGALVMQWQMWTAFGIMLGNIMGVAFGPSTGIKPSLGWRLMLGSTVVLPLIVCAQVYFCPESPRWYIQHKKVKKAFRSFQRLRYSNIQAARDTYYTYVGVEIEREANRGKNLFTQFVELFTVPRNRRATWATWILMFGQQFCGVNIIAYYSTTIFIESGYSTNSALLASMGTGILNFVFAIPAVFTIDRWGRRNLLLFTFPFLCLFLLWTGMSFFIPDDGTKKRVGMVTTEAFPVHVRDVGMSWATATTWCFNFILSFTWPSISRAFTVQGAFGWYAAWCAILWVFILLFVPETKALTLEELDQVFGVSTRKHMSYQMKNAMWHFRTWVLRQKLEPLPPFYRRAERLNHK comes from the exons ATGGAGAAAGCCGACAGCCAAAGCTCTCAGGATGGCACTGAGAATGTCGAGCACGCGCCTCGGCGTGGCTCCTTCGCCAACATGGATAATCTCGCTGCCGTCTTCGAGAATCCCCTGAAGCAACGCACCAAAGATGAGCTTCTGAAAGATGTTGGCGAATTCTGTCGAATGCACGATCTCATGGACTACCACGATGACTTCCGTAAGGGTGCCCTGGCCGCCCAGAGCCCGGAATCCATCCATATGCTTGAGGAACTCACTCCAGAGGATAAAAACATCATTGAACGAGAGCTGACTCACCGCTGGTCTCATCCATTCATGCTCTACTGGCTTTGTTGCATGTGCTCCATGGCTGCCGCAGTGCAGGGAATGGACGAGACAGTCAACAATGGTGCCCAAGCTTTGTATCTGGCAGATCTTGACATTGCAGGCCCCGGAGTCACTCGCTTCTCCCCCTCAATGCAAGATAATATTACTGGCCTAGTCGTCGGCGCTCCGTACCTCTGCTGCGCCATACTTGGCTGCTGGCTGACGGAGCCTTTGAACAAAGTTCTTGGACGGAGAGGAACAATCTTCATTTCTTGTTTTATTGCTGCCGTTGCCTCTATTTGGGAGGGCGTTGCCAATTCTTGGGTGAATCTGTTCCTTGCTCGATTTGTTCTTGGTCTCGGCATCGGTCCCAAGTCATCAACTGTTCCCGTTTACGCTGCTGAATGCAGTCCTGCGCCGATTCGAGGTGCCTTGGTCATGC agTGGCAGATGTGGACTGCCTTTGGTATCATGCTCGGCAACATAATGGGTGTTGCGTTTGGTCCATCAACAGGCATCAAGCCTTCTCTCGGCTGGCGTCTTATGCTTGGCAGCACCGTCGTCCTGCCCCTGATTGTCTGTGCGCAGGTTTACTTTTGTCCCGAATCTCCTCG TTGGTATATCCAACATaaaaaggtcaagaaggCTTTCAGATCATTCCAGCGCCTACGATACTCTAACATCCAAGCTGCCCGTGATACATACTATACCTACGTTGGAGTTGAGATCGAGCGCGAAGCGAACAGAGGCAAAAACCTCTTCACCCAGTTTGTCGAGCTTTTTACCGTCCCAAGGAACCGTCGAGCAACATGGGCCACATGGATTCTTATGTTTGG TCAGCAATTCTGTGGAG TGAATATCATTGCTTACTACAGTACGACCATCTTCATTGAGTCCGGCTACTCCACCAACTCAGCCTTACTTGCATCCATGGGCACCGGCATTCTCAActtcgtctttgccatccCCGCAGTTTTTACCATTGACAGATGGGGTCGTCGAAACCTTTTGCTCTTTACGTTTCCCTTCCTGtgcctcttcttgctgtGGACTGGAATGTCATTCTTCATCCCAGATGATGGTACCAAGAAGAGAGTCGGCATGGTTACAACGG AGGCATTCCCAGTCCATGTCCGTGATGTGGGCATGTCATGGGCTACTGCGACCACTTGGTGTTTCAACTTCATTCTATCTTTCACAtggccatccatctccagggCGTTTACTGTACAGGGAGCGTTCGGATGGTATGCAGCTTGGTGTGCTATCCTTTGGGTCTTCATCCTCCTATTCGTGCCTGAGACCAAGGCACTCACTCTTGAAGAGCTCGACCAAGTGTTTGGAGTAAGCACCCGCAAACACATGAGCtaccagatgaagaatgccATGTGGCACTTTAGGACCTGGGTACTGCGTCAAAAGTTGGAGCCTCTACCTCCCTTTTACCGCCGTGCCGAAAGGCTCAATCATAAATAG
- a CDS encoding heterokaryon incompatibility protein (HET) domain-containing protein yields MRLLNTKTLQIEQFTNHGGYNSLLKKGSDLIGKRATPRYAILSHTWGEGEVIFQDMESKNRPAAMKKRGWRKLEDSCRRAAKDGFQYIWIDTCCIDKTSSTELAEAINSMFQWYKESDLCYAFLEDCQGPLPYRTGSSSSPLPRWYTRGWTLQELIAPKVVHFYSMAWKFLGTKDDHAIEISRLTGIDTYSLGGGDLSRISVARRMSWVATRQTTRMEDMAYSVMGIFNISMPLLYGEGSKAFARLQKEIMKGTDDQSLFAWSENDSAGYRNAEEKNGLLAYSPLSFASAASVTRFYTPRPGHRENSIESQGSVVNLLMCHDTSSRSNDVFFAVLDCQIGHVPGVLAGIRLMRKGSSGNDFMRVDTSQIFQFARVEKDGSIAVEGFDPTKEQTQIVEVRSRAVFRNWAPRTIRVLQSSPPQLPPGFWLVPPQNISSAAISVQTAYPVKHWDAHTWLMQPPTADALTPKVGAVQLKFNGKQYSLIFGVVNTREGMKPWCALEESSGRVSLEQWFTQFKAQVDKPNGGAKRSPNVDVTVRLAKVSGHDMYIMQLLTR; encoded by the exons ATGCGGCttctcaacaccaaaactcTCCAGATCGAACAATTCACCAACCATGGTGGCTACAACAGTCTCCTGAAAAAGGGCAGCGACCTCATTGGCAAGCGCGCAACTCCTCGTTATGCTATCCTCTCCCACACATGGGGCGAAGGTGAAGTCATCTTTCAGGATATGGAGAGCAAAAACCGCCCCGCAGCGATGAAAAAGCGCGGGTGGAGGAAGCTTGAAGATAGCTGCAGGCGGGCAGCGAAAGATGGCTTCCAGTATATCTGGATTGACACTTGCTGTATTGATAAGACTAGCTCCACAGAGTTGGCCGAGGCGATTAATTCCATGTTCCAGTGGTATAAGGAATCAGATCTTTGCTATGCTTTCTTAGAAGATTGCCAGGGTCCTTTGCCTTATAGAACcggctcttcatcttctcctctaccTCGGTGGTATACCAGAGGATGGACGCTGCAAGAACTCATTGCTCCAAAAGTCGTTCATTTTTACTCAATGGCATGGAAGTTTCTCGGCACGAAAGATGATCACGCTATCGAAATCTCTCGTTTGACGGGCATTGACACATATTCGCTTGGAGGCGGCGATTTGTCACGCATCAGCGTTGCGCGACGCATGAGCTGGGTTGCCACTCGCCAGACAACTCGGATGGAAGATATGGCCTACAGTGTTATGGGAATATTCAACATCTCCATGCCGCTACTTTATGGAGAAGGGTCAAAAGCCTTTGCGCGACTACAGAAGGAGATTATGAAGGGAACAGATGATCAGTCGCTGTTCGCGTGGAGTGAAAATGACAGTGCTGGCTATCGCaatgctgaagagaagaacgGCCTTTTGGCTTATTCTCCTCTGTCTTTTGCATCAGCCGCATCAGTTACCAGATTCTACACCCCGCGACCTGGGCACCGGGAGAACTCCATTGAAAGCCAGGGCTCCGTCGTCAACCTCCTCATGTGTCATGACACCAGCTCTAGATCCAACGACGTGTTTTTTGCTGTCTTGGACTGCCAGATTGGTCATGTACCAGGCGTATTGGCTGGAATTCGTTTGATGAGGAAGGGTTCCTCAGGAAATGACTTTATGAGAGTCGACACCTCCCAAATCTTCCAATTTGCGCGAGTCGAAAAAGATGGAAGCATCGCCGTCGAAGGATTTGATCCAACAAAAGAGCAGACCCAGATTGTAGAAGTGAGATCAC GTGCCGTATTTCGAAACTGGGCCCCGAGGACTATTCGAGTTCTACAGTCTTCGCCACCACAGCTCCCACCTGGATTCTGGCTCGTTCCGCCGCAGAACATCTCTTCAGCCGCGATCTCAGTCCAAACGGCTTATCCAGTGAAGCACTGGGATGCACACACCTGGCTGATGCAGCCTCCCACTGCCGATGCTCTGACCCCCAAGGTAGGAGCTGTGCAGCTCAAATTCAACGGGAAGCAGTATTCTCTCATCTTCGGAGTCGTGAATACGCGAGAGGGAATGAAACCTTGGTGTGCGCTTGAAGAGAGCTCTGGGCGTGTCTCATTAGAGCAGTGGTTTACTCAATTCAAGGCCCAGGTGGACAAGCCAAATGGTGGTGCTAAACGATCGCCCAACGTTGATGTCACGGTCCGTCTGGCGAAGGTCTCAGGCCATGATATGTATATAATGCAGCTGCTTACACGATAA